A part of Triplophysa dalaica isolate WHDGS20190420 chromosome 17, ASM1584641v1, whole genome shotgun sequence genomic DNA contains:
- the nbr1a gene encoding NBR1 autophagy cargo receptor a isoform X3, giving the protein MNVYKMKGQAEGGAVKPELKELKIDPRPAPPYRARVKMADKETQVTPERESAVVKENKGMKTEEEAVPTWFKSYMDRFKDQVVREVVDRMCSEFSGQCCTHKAPDPPTEEPSTSGTQKTTSSTTQRASSSTPNCSSCKGPATGGGYQCSVCPSCILCEPCSHKHDPSHNLKRTRTPLSVPERGVTPEPRFLRRGDRTVRKAERQRLKAERRQLKAEVKEIKKKLRLEKRGLLWSGASNGTSTSGLAPAAAPSVGPGPAPASTQCPDPQTSSPEGPKVSCSTLVPTMTALFLDENLPDGTCLEPGTKFIKYWKMKNTGNISWTSDTKLKFMWGNLTLGSREQKEVAVPFLQPGQVGVVSVAFVAPLVEGTYTSHWRLAHCGVQFGPRVWCSIVVVPNSGQKLSSYCSKSLRADLCLMRKEGVFWSGTRDCDAQVSTSSRRQYYIPSVDLLTAQDLLSFELLDINIVQELEKVPANTPVDMTPCVSPATHLGSSLGKHGTGLSKVKAGRSGGKKAQVLQPQRQNDLDIPANEDGDEDISGTQFVCETVIRSLTLEEEPERKPQRRARPNLTRTNLRDTTRVQERLLLAKNDKLLGVIKRPEAPPPIPKQIITGEPVMPVFSEALIGSNENIYTDPAAQEENEEDVEQKAHGNGHEKEEEAGEWDEVSSQVSSASSEDYIVILPDCFDTSRPLGDSMYSSAMSQPAAPPTNEPAAPQIQCSAEGEIEETTPAPALENSLNKIFCTSQILDTPSLIPEMIPPPIALSPTRSLRTHRSVRSHDLEPGTSEENTCKPEDDSNGCRSSHSVAPVSAFETCSSQELRVQNGGLTEGLVKGALSVAASAYKALFTGQSTSQQPAVDPPCEDASLMAVLQEMGFSNQLLNQRLLRKHHYNLLDVVSELVQLTDSEWHISRH; this is encoded by the exons ATGAATGTGTATAAGATGAAGGGCCAGGCAGAGGGTGGGGCTGTGAAGCCAGAGCTAAAAGAACTAAAGATAGACCCCAGACCAGCTCCTCCGTATCGAGCAAGGGTCAAGATGGCAGACAAAGAGACCCAGGTGACCCCTGAACGGGAATCT GCTGTagtgaaagaaaacaaagggaTGAAAACAGAAGAGGAAGCAGTCCCAACATGGTTCAAATCTTACATGGACAGG TTTAAAGACCAAGTTGTACGGGAGGTGGTGGACAGGATGTGTAGTGAGTTTTCTGGCCAATGTTGCACACACAAAGCCCCAGATCCTCCCACAGAGGAGCCAAGCACTTCTGGGACTCAGAAAACCACTAGTTCCACCACACAAAGGGCCTCCAGCTCAACTCCAAACTGCAGTAGCTGCAAAGGACCAGCCACTGGTGGAGGATATCAGTGCAG CGTTTGCCCATCTTGCATCTTATGTGAGCCGTGTAGTCATAAACACGACCCCAGCCACAACCTAAAGAGGACAAGGACTCCGTTGTCGGTCCCTGAACGTGGAGTTACTCCAGAACCCAG GTTTCTGAGACGGGGTGACCGGACTGTGCGTAAAGCCGAGAGACAGCGGCTGAAAGCTGAGAGGAGGCAGTTGAAGGCAGAGGTGAAGGAGATCAAGAAGAAGCTGAGGCTGGAGAAGAGAGGTCTGCTGTGGAGTGGAGCCTCCAACGGGACCAGCACCTCTGGCCTTGCTCCCGCTGCCGCCCCGTCTGTGGGCCCAGGACCAGCCCCAGCGTCGACCCAGTGCCCAGACCCTCAAACTTCCAGTCCAGA GGGTCCCAAGGTCTCCTGCTCCACCTTGGTGCCCACAATGACTGCCTTGTTTCTGGATGAGAATCTACCAGATGGCACTTGTCTGGAGCCGGGCACCAAGTTCATCAAGTACTGGAAGATGAAGAACACTGGCAACATTAGCTGGACCTCGGATACCAAG TTAAAGTTTATGTGGGGGAACCTGACTCTGGGGTCACGAGAACAGAAAGAGGTTGCGGTGCCTTTTCTGCAGCCGGGTCAGGTCGGCGTGGTGAGCGTGGCATTTGTGGCGCCCCTAGTGGAAGGCACCTACACTTCTCATTGGCGCCTGGCACACTGCGGGGTGCAGTTTGGACCGAGAGTGTGGTGTAGTATTGTAGTTGTGCCAAACTCAGGGCAGAAACTCAGCTCCTACTGCAGTAAATCACTG AGGGCTGATCTCTGTCTAATGAGAAAAGAGGGGGTGTTCTGGTCGGGCACCAGAGACTGTGATGCTCAAGTGTCTACCAGTTCCAGGAGACAATACTACATTCCCTCTGTAGATTTACTAACAGCACAG GATCTTTTGTCCTTTGAGCTGCTGGATATAAATATTGTGCAAGAATTGGAGAAGGTCCCAGCCAACACTCCAGTCG ATATGACCCCCTGCGTATCTCCTGCCACTCATCTCGGATCCTCGCTGGGAAAGCACGGGACAGGACTGAGCAAAGTCAAAGCTGGACGTTCAGGAGGGAAGAAGGCTCAAG tgttgcaGCCTCAGAGACAAAATGATCTGGACATCCCAGCCAATGAGGACGGAGATGAAGACATCAGCGGTACGCAGTTTGTCTGCGAGACTGTGATTCGTTCGCTTACTCTAGAGGAAGAGCCAGAACGCAAACCTCAGCGCAGGGCTCGTCCCAACCTGACCAGGACTAATC ttcgTGACACTACTCGCGTTCAGGAAAGATTGTTATTGGCCAAGAACGATAAACTTTTGGGAGTCATAAAAAGACCTGAGGCTCCACCCCCTATACCAAAGCAAATCATAACAGGGGAACCAGTCATGCCAG TCTTTTCAGAGGCTTTGATTGGCTCAAATGAAAACATCTACACTGACCCAGCTGCACAGGAAGAGAACGAAGAGGATGTGGAGCAAAAGGCACATGGAAACGGTCACGAGAAAGAGGAAGAAGCAGGAGAGTGGGACGAGGTGAGCAGCCAGGTGTCATCTGCCTCATCAGAGGACTACATTGTCATCCTGCCTGACTGCTTCGATACTTCCAGGCCCCTGGGAGATTCAATGTATAGCTCAGCAATGTCCCAGCCTGCAGCCCCTCCCACCAACGAACCAGCGGCGCCGCAAATCCAGTGCAGTGCTGAAGGAGAGATCGAGGAGACCACCCCTGCTCCAGCTCTTGAAAACAGCCTGAATAAGATATTCTGCACCTCCCAAATACTGGACACCCCCTCTCTTATTCCAGAGATGATTCCTCCACCCATTGCTCTGTCACCTACCCGGTCACTTCGAACCCATAG ATCGGTGAGATCTCATGATCTTGAACCAGGGACCtctgaagaaaacacatgcaagcCTGAAGATGACTCAAATG GTTGCAGATCGTCTCATTCAGTGGCCCCTGTTAGTGCCTTTGAGACCTGCAGCTCCCAGGAACTCAG GGTGCAAAACGGTGGTCTGACAGAGGGTCTGGTGAAGGGAGCACTCTCTGTGGCCGCTTCTGCGTACAAAGCACTCTTCACAGGCCAGAGCACATCTCAG CAGCCTGCCGTTGACCCACCCTGCGAGGATGCCTCCTTGATGGCAGTATTACAGGAGATGGGCTTCAGTAATCAGCTGCTGAATCAGAGGTTGCTAAGAAAGCATCACTACAATTTGCTCGATGTTGTTAGCGAGCTGGTGCAGTTGACTGACAGCGAATGGCACATCTCAAGACACTAG